From the Lathyrus oleraceus cultivar Zhongwan6 chromosome 4, CAAS_Psat_ZW6_1.0, whole genome shotgun sequence genome, one window contains:
- the LOC127137702 gene encoding uncharacterized protein LOC127137702 → MNSERRSIHSYKFMESPLTILRGLGAHLVLGNKDDFKTAYGNLLGILNIEVNTTVVYTLVQFYDPPLRCFTFQDYQLAPILEEYSHILGIRIKNQVPYVRTKELPKYQVLVEALHMGKKEVEMNLKPKGGIHGFTSKFLVDKAISFAEAGSWTTLNASLALPIYGIVLFSNMEEFVDLAPTHIFPTQNPILTLLVDTYYSIHVRTQKKKGTIIYRTPLLYRWFISYLPNKGPFVENKDNLKWSKRIMSLNSEDISWYSRIFDSVKLILNCGDFTNVPLLGMKGGINYNPRLALRQLGYPMVDKPDLKGVEGFVLYEGVENPELVKKIVKD, encoded by the coding sequence ATGAATTCCGAGAGGAGAAGCATTCACAGTTACAAGTTCATGGAGTCTCCGCTAACTATTTTGAGAGGATTGGGGGCACATCTAGTTCTTGGAAACAAAGATGATTTCAAGACGGCTTATGGAAACCTTTTGGGAATACTGAACATTGAAGTCAATACCACTGTCGTATACACTCTGGTGCAATTCTACGATCCTCCGTTGAGATGTTTTACATTCCAGGATTACCAGTTGGCACCCATATTGGAAGAGTATTCACACATTCTAGGTATTAGGATCAAGAACCAAGTGCCTTATGTTCGCACTAAGGAACTCCCCAAATACCAAGTCCTTGTTGAAGCCCTCCATATGGGGAAGAAGGAAGTGGAGATGAACTTGAAACCTAAAGGTGGAATTCATGGCTTCACCTCAAAGTTTCTAGTAGATAAAGCCATTTCCTTCGCCGAAGCTGGGAGTTGGACGACCCTCAACGCCAGTCTAGCTCTACCAATCTATGGGATCGTATTGTTTTCAAACATGGAAGAATTTGTGGATCTGGCTCCTACTCACATCTTTCCGACTCAGAACCCTATTCTCACTCTTCTTGTTGATACTTACTACTCCATCCACGTGAGGACCCAAAAGAAGAAAGGAACCATCATCTATCGTACTCCTTTGTTATATAGATGGTTTATTTCATATCTACCCAACAAAGGCCCTTTCGTTGAAAACAAAGACAATTTGAAATGGTCCAAGCGGATCATGTCCTTGAACTCCGAAGACATCTCCTGGTATTCTCGAATCTTCGACAGTGTCAAACTCATCCTCAATTGTGGTGATTTTactaatgtacctcttcttggtatGAAAGGGGGAATCAATTACAATCCGAGGTTGGCATTACGACAGTTGGGATACCCAATGGTAGATAAGCCTGACCTCAAAGGTGTAGAAGGTTTTGTCTTGTACGAAGGGGTTGAAAATCCAGAATTAGTCAAGAAGATCGTCAAGGATTGA